A single genomic interval of Hydractinia symbiolongicarpus strain clone_291-10 chromosome 8, HSymV2.1, whole genome shotgun sequence harbors:
- the LOC130655844 gene encoding intraflagellar transport protein 52 homolog → MAPVAQFEPRGGGMTANGENVLIFDCSKKENFNPNNGFKSWSRKLRNSWKIIINKDEITKEKLSLAKILILAAPREKFKVSEFEAIKHFLSSGGSVLVMSGEGGEQNMKTNINFLLEEYGIMVNSDSVVRTSYYKYFHPKEALIPNGVLNRAINQAAGKKVPSGTASDTDVTHAQACVSFIYPYGATLAVDKGASPVLSTGSVCFPLFRPICAFHYVKQSKGKLCVIGSQHIFSDQYIDKEENSKVQDVLIKWLSTDDIKLNTIDADDPEINDYHQIPDTLSLSDRLRVCLQEGEEIPTDFTQCFHEDLYNLDTGMLPATLRTFNELKVKHETLSLITPQFETPLPPLEPSVFPPQFRELPGPALDLFDLDESFSSERARMAQLTNKCTDEDLEYYVRECGDILGVLNKLPVESRDAKHILEHVFAQVVEFKKLNQDGEVNGEMDHDVQF, encoded by the exons ATGGCGCCAGTTGCTCAg TTTGAACCAAGAGGTGGTGGCATGACTGCAAATGGAGAAAATGTGCTAATATTTGATTGCTCtaagaaagaaaattttaatcCTAACAATGGCTTTAAGTCCTGGAGTCGTAAATTACGTAATAGTTGGAAAATAATTAT aaataaggACGAAATCACAAAAGAAAAGTTATCTCTtgcaaaaatattgattttagCAGCACCAAGAGAAAAGTTTAAAGTATCAGAG TTTGAGGCAATCAAGCACTTTTTAAGCAGCGGTGGAAGTGTCCTTGTCATGTCTGGTGAAGGTGGCgaacaaaatatgaaaactaacattaattttttattagaagAGTACGGAATCATGGTCAATTCTG ATTCTGTAGTTCGAACAAGTTACTATAAATATTTCCATCCTAAGGAAGCATTAATTCCAAATGGAGTACTAAACAG ggcAATCAACCAAGCTGCAGGGAAAAAAGTACCAAGTGGGACAGCATCTGATACCGATGTCACGCATGCGCAGGC TTGCGTCAGCTTCATCTATCCATATGGTGCTACGCTAGCAGTTGATAAAGGAGCATCACCTGTGTTGTCAACTGGAAGTGTTTGCTTCCCTCTTTTTCGTCCAATCTGTGCTTTCCATTACGTTAAG CAATCAAAAGGAAAACTGTGTGTCATTGGATCGCAACATATCTTTTCCGATCAATATATCGATAAAGAAGAAAATAGTAAAGTCCAG GATGTTTTAATAAAATGGTTGTCGACTGATGACATCAAATTAAATACTATCGATGCTGACGATCCTGAG ATCAACGATTATCACCAAATTCCAGATACCCTTTCATTGAGCGATCGTCTTCGTGTTTGCTTACAGGAAGGAGAAGaa attccAACCGATTTCACACAATGTTTTCACGAAGATTTATACAATCTAGATACTGGAATGCTACCAGCAACTTTACG GACGTTCAACGAATTAAAGGTGAAACACGAAACGTTGTCATTAATCACACCTCAATTTGAAACACCGTTACCGCCTTTAGAACCATCA GTCTTCCCTCCACAGTTTCGTGAACTTCCTGGACCAGCGTTGGATCTATTTGACCTTGATGAATCCTTCTCATCTGAGCGCGCTCGAATGGCGCAACTGACAAATAAAT GTACAGACGAAGATCTGGAATACTACGTGAGAGAATGTGGTGATATATTAGGCGTGCTGAACAAGTTACCTGTGGAGTCACGTGATGCTAAGCATATTTTAGAACATGTATTTGCGCAGGTGGTCGAGTTTAAGAAGTTGAACCAA gatgGAGAAGTGAATGGAGAAATGGATCATGATGTTCAATTTTGA
- the LOC130654174 gene encoding transmembrane protein 68-like, whose product METMAFITVLEFLLALIVDWYTLVLTGVLVLFFVPVVVVILFYAVAVFLYAYKSRRKDKYKEKGCWAEHFWNSARLSVCTFLNLMGKYWHAHEVIGLENIPSRGPALLCMYHGTIPLDVYYLLAKLLLYKKRRLKIIVDHFLFKLPGLKCVLDVFGCFTGPATECIRTLRKGHLLAIYPGGVREAIFSSDQYEIKWNNRTGFAKVALAARVPIIPVFTQNCRESFKIIHAGQGIRQWIYEKTRIPLVLYYGAFPVKLKTYIGPRIEYDASMSPQEVANLCEDAIAKMIEDHQRIPGSVFGGLKDRWMPFLKRTKTE is encoded by the exons ATGGAAACAATGGCCTTTATCACAGTTTTGGAATTTCTACTAGCTTTGATTGTGGATTGGTACACCCTTGTACTTACTGGTgtacttgttttattttttgtaccAGTGGTGGTTGTAATTCTTTTTTATGCTGTGGCAGTATTTCTATATGCATATAAAAGTAGAAGGAaagataaatataaagaaaaggGGTGTTGGGCAGAACATTTTTGGAATAGTGCTAGATTATCTGTCTGTACATTTCTAAATTTAATGGGAAAATATTGGCACG CACATGAAGTGATTGGCTTAGAAAATATACCCAGTAGGGGTCCTGCACTTCTCTGCATGTACCATGGCACGATTCCATTAGATGTTTATTATCTACTTGCAAAACTCCTGCTGTACAAGAAGCGAAGGCTAAAAATTATTGTTGAtcactttttgtttaaattgccag GTTTAAAATGTGTACTTGATGTGTTTGGATGTTTTACTGGCCCTGCCACAGAGTGCATTAGAACATTGCGG AAAGGTCATTTACTTGCTATATACCCTGGTGGTGTTCGCGAAGCAATATTTTCAAGTGATCAATATGAAATAAAATGGAATAACCGAACTGGTTTTGCAAAAGTGGCATTGGCAGCTAGAGTT CCAATTATACCTGTCTTTACCCAAAATTGTAGAGAATCATTCAAAATAATTCATGCTGGGCAAG GTATAAGGCAATGGATTTATGAAAAAACACGAATTCCATTGGTATTGTATTATGGTGCATTTCCAGTAAAATTAAA gacaTATATAGGACCAAGAATTGAATATGACGCAAGCATGAGTCCGCAAGAAGTAGCCAACCTT TGTGAAGATGCTATCGCGAAAATGATCGAGGATCACCAAAGAATACCTGGCAGTGTTTTTGGTGGATTGAAAGATAGATGgatgccatttttaaaaagaactaaGACAGAATAG
- the LOC130654175 gene encoding microtubule-associated protein RP/EB family member 1-like: MAVNVFNTGATTENLSRHEMMQWINDSLTTNYSKIEQMCSGAAYCQFMDMLFENCVPIKKVKFQAKLEHEFIQNWKLLQTGFKKVGVDKTIPVDKLIKGKFQDNFEFCQWFKKFFDANYAGHEYDALAMRGGVMPIADGPGGGLQKRGTPASRTTIAPKSRVSVPPPKRTAAPKTTGVSKPQSKLPSVSQQEIDSLTLELSDLRTNVEGLEKERDFYFGKLRDIEVVCQEGEAANTELSEKVLHILYATEDGFAPPEEGENGEEFAGEVEEY, from the exons ATGGctgtcaatgtttttaacactggtGCCACAACAGAAAATCTTAGTAGACATGAAATGATGCAATGGATAAATGATAGCCTGACGACAAACTATTCTAAAATTGAGCAAATGTGTTCTG GAGCTGCATACTGTCAGTTCATGGATATGCTTTTTGAAA ATTGTGTGCCTATTAAAAAAGTCAAATTCCAAGCGAAGTTAGAACACGAGTTTATACAAAATTGGAAATTATTACAGACTGGTTTTAAAAAAGTTGGTGTAGACAAG acTATACCAGTGGACAAACTAATAAAAGGAAAATTCCAAGATAATTTTGAATTCTGTCAGtggtttaaaaagttttttgatgcaAATTATGCTGGACATGAATATGACGCACTTGCCATGCGTGGAGGTGTCATGCCTATTGCTGATGGCCCAGGTGGTGGCTTGCAAAAACGTGGTACTCCTGCAAGTAGAACTACCATAGCTCCAAAGTCAAGAGTGTCTGTTCCTCCACCTAAACGAACTGCTGCACCCAAAACAACTGGTGTATCCAAACCTCAGTCTAAATTACCAAGCGTTAGTCAGCAAGAAATTGATAGCCTTACTCTTGAA CTGTCTGATCTCAGGACAAATGTTGAAGGTCTTGAAAAAGAGCGTGActtttattttggaaaattacGAGATATTGAAGTCGTTTGTCAGGAAGGTGAAGCTGCTAACACTGAACTAAGTGAAAAAGTCTTGCATATTTTATACGCTACGGAG GATGGATTTGCTCCCCCTGAAGAGGGTGAAAATGGCGAGGAATTTGCTGGCGAGGTGGAGGAATattaa
- the LOC130655846 gene encoding minor histocompatibility antigen H13-like has protein sequence MAEQNISENLVNSTMNQTANATVTGRAAATPQGLLLAYVSLMVMALLPIWFGSFRSVVFNKKQKESGEKIESMSKKDAAMFPIIASCALFGLYIFFKIFSKEYINLLLALYFFVIGVLCVTNLIRPLVSLFIPPQFPNSNYHVILDEGEGEKKENHVNYKFDRIDLICLAVASVIGVWYLLKKHWIANNIFGLAFSLTGVELLHLNSFPIGCILLGGLFFYDIFWVFGTDVMVTVATSFEAPIKLIFPMDFMEHGLWGKNFAMLGLGDIVIPGIFIALLLRYDTSKGTSSRAYFYASYIAYFLGLATTILVLHFFKSAQPALLYLVPACVGSALLVALVKGEITDLIKYEDHPEDMIVNNSKTEETKKKE, from the exons ATGGCTGAACAAAATATTAGCGAAAATTTAGTCAACTCTACAATGAATCAAACTGCAAATGCTACAGTAACTGGTAGGGCTGCAGCTACTCCACAAGGGCTGTTGCTAGCGTATGTCAGTTTAATGGTGATGGCATTACTCCCCATTTGGTTTGGATCTTTCCGTTcagttgtttttaataaaaagcaaaag gAATCTGGTGAGAAAATTGAGAGCATGAGTAAGAAAGATGCTGCCATGTTTCCAATCATAGCAAGTTGTGCGCTGTTTGGACTTTACATATTTTTCAAG atttttagcAAAGAATACATCAATTTGTTGCTTGCATTATACTTTTTTGTCATTGGTGTGTTGTGTGTGACAAATTTGATTCGTCCTCTCGTTAGTCTGTTTATACCACCACAATTTCCTAACTCGAACTATCACGTAATACTAGATGAAGGAGAAGGAGAGAAAAAGgaaaatcatgtcaattatAAATTTGATCGCATTGATTTAATATGTCTTGCTGTAGCTTCAGTTATTGGTGTTTGGTATCTTCTCAAGAAACATTGGAtagcaaataatatttttggttTAGCTTTTTCACTCACTGGTGTAGAACTTCTCCATTTAAACAG CTTTCCAATTGGGTGCATTCTACTTGGTGGATTATTTTTCTATGACATTTTCTGG gtATTTGGTACTGATGTTATGGTTACTGTAGCTACATCATTTGAAGCTCCAATTAAAT tgatttttccAATGGATTTTATGGAACATGGCTTATGGGGAAAGAATTTTGCTATGCTTGGATTGGGAGACATTGTTATACCAG GTATCTttattgcattgcttttaagatATGATACTAG CAAAGGAACGAGTAGTCGAGCATATTTTTACGCAAGTTACATAGCATACTTTCTTGGTTTGGCAACTACAATTTTGGTGTTACACTTCTTCAAGTCTGCACAGCCAGCTTTATTGTATCTTGTGCCAGCTTGCGTTGGTAGTGCTTTGTTGGTGGCTTTAGTGAAAGGCGAAATCACCGATCTAATCAA atacGAAGACCACCCCGAAGATATGATTGTTAATAATTCGAAAACtgaagaaacaaagaaaaaagaataa
- the LOC130654173 gene encoding ribonucleoside-diphosphate reductase subunit M2 B-like, with protein MPLADKTSMYNNQENICHRDKMMSEKENLVTQLEKRMQNPMKHDVEIIKQAKPTTTIDVSNNEDEPLLRENPRRFVMFPIQYPDIWKMYKQAEASFWTAEEVDLATDVTHWEEKLKPQERYFISHVLAFFAASDGIVNENLVECFSQEVQLPEARSFYGFQIAIENIHSEMYSLLIETLIKDPVEKDNLFNAIETMPCIQKKAVWALRWINKQRATFAERIIAFAAVEGIFFSGSFAAIFWLKKRGLMPGLTFSNELISRDEGLHCDFACLMFKHLKNKPSEEKVKSIIADAVKIEQEFLTESLPCDLLGMNKGLMKQYIYFVADRLIVALGFDKIWNVENPFDFMENISLARKANFFESRVSDYQKSGVMESLNKNDDRDLKFDDFEDIEF; from the exons ATGCCACTTGCGGATAAAACTTCAATGTATAATAACCAGGAGAATATTTGCCACAGGGATAAGATGATGTCTGAAAAGGAAAATCTAGTGACACAATTGGAAAAAAGGATGCAAAATCCTATGAAACATGatgttgaaataataaaacaagCG AAACCAACCACTACTATTGATGTATCAAACAATGAGGATGAACCTTTACTTCGAGAAAACCCAAGAAGATTTGTAATGTTTCCAATTCAATACCCTGATATTTGGAAAATGTACAAGCAGGCTGAAGCTTCATTTTGGACTGCTGAAGAGGTTGATTTAGCCACTGATGTAACTCATTGGGAGGAAAAGCTGAAACCACAGGAGCGCTACTTTATCTCCCATGTTTTGGCTTTTTTTGCTGCTAGTGATGGAATTGTCAACGAAAACCTG GTGGAATGTTTCAGTCAAGAGGTACAACTCCCGGAAGCAAGATCTTTTTATGGTTTCCAAATTGCTATTGAAAATATACACTCAGAAATGTACTCCCTATTAATAGAAACACTAATAAAAGACCCAGTAGAGAAAGATAATCTTTTTAATGCAATTGAGACAATGCCTTGTATTCAGAAAAAGGCAGTATGGGCATTACGATGGATAAATAAACAGCGTGCAACATTTGCTGAAAGGATAATTGCATTTGCTGCTGTAGAAGGAATATTCTTTTCAGGATCATTTGCTGCAATATTCTGGTTAAAAAAAAG ggGATTAATGCCTGGACTTACCTTTTCAAATGAACTTATTAGCAGAGATGAAGGACTACATTGTGATTTTGCTTGCTTAATGTTTaaacatctaaaaaataaaccaaGTGAAGAAAAAGTCAAAAGTATTATTGCAGATGCTGTTAAAATAGAGCAAGAATTTTTGACTGAATCATTACCTTGTGATTTGCTTGGTATGAATAAAGGGTTGATGAAACAATATATTTACTTTGTTGCTGACAGACTTATTGTAGCATTGGGATTTGACAAG ATATGGAATGTAGAAAATCCCTTTGACTTCATGGAAAATATTTCACTTGCTAGAAAAGCAAATTTCTTTGAAAGCAGAGTTTCCGATTATCAGAAGTCTGGTGTTATGGAATCTCTAAATAAAAATGACGATCGGGATTTGAAGTTCGATGACTTTGAGgatattgaattttaa